From the genome of Perca flavescens isolate YP-PL-M2 chromosome 1, PFLA_1.0, whole genome shotgun sequence, one region includes:
- the ube2q1 gene encoding ubiquitin-conjugating enzyme E2 Q1 isoform X1, with amino-acid sequence MSVSGLKAELKFLESIFDPNHERFRIIDWKPDELSCQFNVTGEKLLIIHCNITESYPSTPPIWFVDSDDPSLAQVLERLEDVRKGSTLLLQQLKKLICDLCRLYNLPQHPDVEMLDQPLPAGPVGPDRKHGTEEVTSEEEEEEEMGEDIEDLDHYEMKEEEPVDGKKSEDDGIEKENLAILEKIRKNQRQDHLNGAVSGSVQASDRLMKELREIYRSQSYKTGIYSVELVNDSLYEWHVKLRTVDPDSPLHSDLQVLKEKEGMDYILLNFSYKDNFPFDPPFVRVVSPVLSGGYVLGGGALCMELLTKQGWSSAYSIESVIMQINATLVKGKARVQFGANKNQYNLARAQQSYKSLVQIHEKNGWYTPPKEDG; translated from the exons ATGTCGGTGTCGGGGCTGAAGGCCGAACTGAAGTTTTTGGAATCCATTTTTGATCCAAACCACGAACGCTTCAGGATCATTGACTGGAAGCCTGACGAGCTGAGCTGTCAGTTTAATGTTACTGGGGAAAAGCTGTTGATTATCCACTGTAATATAACG GAATCGTATCCATCTACTCCGCCGATATGGTTTGTGGACTCTGATGACCCTAGCTTGGCGCAAGTTTTGGAGAGGTTGGAAGATGTGAGAAAAGGCAGCACCctg CTTTTGCAGCAGTTGAAGAAACTCATTTGTGACCTTTGTCGGCTGTACAACCTTCCCCAACATCCAGATGTGGAGATGCTTGACCAGCCCCTGCCTGCAGGCCCTGTGGGACCAGACCGAAAG cATGGGACAGAGGAGGTCACatctgaagaagaagaggaggaagagatggGCGAG GACATAGAGGATCTGGACCACTATGAAATGAAAGAGGAGGAGCCTGTGGATGGGAAGAAATCCGAGGATGATGGCATCGAGAAGGAGAATCTGGCCATCTTGGAGAAGATCCGAAAGAACCAGAGGCAGGACCATTTGAAT GGAGCCGTGTCTGGTTCAGTGCAAGCCTCTGACCGCCTGATGAAGGAGCTAAGAGAGATCTACAGGTCTCAGAGTTACAAGACCG GCATCTATTCAGTTGAGCTTGTTAACGACAGCCTGTATGAATGGCACGTCAAACTAAGGAC GGTGGATCCAGATAGCCCCTTACACAGTGATTTACAAGTCCTAAAGGAGAAGGAAGGAATGGATTACATTTTACTAAACTTCTCATATAAA GATAATTTCCCCTTTGATCCACCGTTTGTCCGCGTGGTTTCGCCTGTGCTTTCTGGAGG TTATGTTCTTGGAGGAGGTGCCCTGTGCATGGAACTCCTCACCAAACAG GGATGGAGCAGTGCCTATTCCATTGAGTCTGTCATCATGCAGATCAATGCCACTTTAGTCAAAGGAAAAGCCAGAGTGCAGTTTGGAGCCAATAAA
- the ube2q1 gene encoding ubiquitin-conjugating enzyme E2 Q1 isoform X2, with protein sequence MLMSPIQIESYPSTPPIWFVDSDDPSLAQVLERLEDVRKGSTLLLQQLKKLICDLCRLYNLPQHPDVEMLDQPLPAGPVGPDRKHGTEEVTSEEEEEEEMGEDIEDLDHYEMKEEEPVDGKKSEDDGIEKENLAILEKIRKNQRQDHLNGAVSGSVQASDRLMKELREIYRSQSYKTGIYSVELVNDSLYEWHVKLRTVDPDSPLHSDLQVLKEKEGMDYILLNFSYKDNFPFDPPFVRVVSPVLSGGYVLGGGALCMELLTKQGWSSAYSIESVIMQINATLVKGKARVQFGANKNQYNLARAQQSYKSLVQIHEKNGWYTPPKEDG encoded by the exons ATGCTAATGTCTCCAATTCAAATT GAATCGTATCCATCTACTCCGCCGATATGGTTTGTGGACTCTGATGACCCTAGCTTGGCGCAAGTTTTGGAGAGGTTGGAAGATGTGAGAAAAGGCAGCACCctg CTTTTGCAGCAGTTGAAGAAACTCATTTGTGACCTTTGTCGGCTGTACAACCTTCCCCAACATCCAGATGTGGAGATGCTTGACCAGCCCCTGCCTGCAGGCCCTGTGGGACCAGACCGAAAG cATGGGACAGAGGAGGTCACatctgaagaagaagaggaggaagagatggGCGAG GACATAGAGGATCTGGACCACTATGAAATGAAAGAGGAGGAGCCTGTGGATGGGAAGAAATCCGAGGATGATGGCATCGAGAAGGAGAATCTGGCCATCTTGGAGAAGATCCGAAAGAACCAGAGGCAGGACCATTTGAAT GGAGCCGTGTCTGGTTCAGTGCAAGCCTCTGACCGCCTGATGAAGGAGCTAAGAGAGATCTACAGGTCTCAGAGTTACAAGACCG GCATCTATTCAGTTGAGCTTGTTAACGACAGCCTGTATGAATGGCACGTCAAACTAAGGAC GGTGGATCCAGATAGCCCCTTACACAGTGATTTACAAGTCCTAAAGGAGAAGGAAGGAATGGATTACATTTTACTAAACTTCTCATATAAA GATAATTTCCCCTTTGATCCACCGTTTGTCCGCGTGGTTTCGCCTGTGCTTTCTGGAGG TTATGTTCTTGGAGGAGGTGCCCTGTGCATGGAACTCCTCACCAAACAG GGATGGAGCAGTGCCTATTCCATTGAGTCTGTCATCATGCAGATCAATGCCACTTTAGTCAAAGGAAAAGCCAGAGTGCAGTTTGGAGCCAATAAA